One genomic segment of Pandoraea thiooxydans includes these proteins:
- the frr gene encoding ribosome recycling factor gives MTVADIKQNVQQKMQKSIEAFKADLAKVRTGRAHTGLLDHVQVDYYGSMVPISQVANVTLVDGRTIGVQPWEKKMVAAVEKAIRESDLGLNPATQGDLIRVPMPALTEERRREMTKVVKSEAEGAKVAVRNLRREANEQLKKLLKDKEISEDDERRAQDDVQKLTDKFVAEIDKLGQQKESEILTV, from the coding sequence ATGACCGTTGCTGACATAAAGCAGAATGTCCAGCAAAAAATGCAGAAGTCCATTGAGGCGTTCAAGGCTGATCTGGCCAAGGTGCGTACCGGTCGGGCGCACACCGGGTTGCTGGACCACGTGCAGGTGGACTATTACGGCTCGATGGTACCGATTTCACAAGTGGCCAATGTCACGCTCGTCGATGGCCGCACGATCGGCGTGCAGCCATGGGAGAAGAAAATGGTCGCCGCGGTCGAAAAGGCCATCCGCGAGTCGGATCTGGGGCTCAATCCCGCAACGCAGGGGGATCTGATTCGAGTTCCGATGCCTGCGCTGACCGAGGAGCGTCGTCGCGAGATGACCAAGGTGGTCAAAAGCGAAGCCGAAGGCGCCAAGGTTGCGGTGCGCAATCTGCGTCGGGAAGCCAACGAGCAGCTCAAGAAATTGCTCAAGGACAAGGAAATTTCTGAAGACGATGAGCGTCGTGCGCAGGACGATGTTCAGAAGCTTACCGACAAGTTCGTGGCTGAAATCGACAAGCTTGGCCAACAGAAAGAAAGCGAAATCCTGACGGTCTGA
- the rpsB gene encoding 30S ribosomal protein S2, translating to MSATMREMLEAGVHFGHQTRFWNPKMAPYIFGHRNKIHIINLEKTLPMYQDALKYVRQLAANRGTILFVGTKRQSRETIGEEAARAGMPYVNSRWLGGMLTNFKTLKSSIKKLKDMEAALAAGETERMSKKESLMFQREMAKLEKSIGGVKDMGGIPDAIFVIDVGYHKIAITEAVKLGVPVIAVVDTNHSPEGVDYIIPGNDDSSKAVALYARGVADAILEGRANAVNEVVEAVRGDGSDEFVEVSDEA from the coding sequence ATGTCCGCAACGATGCGTGAAATGCTGGAGGCGGGTGTCCACTTCGGCCACCAGACCCGTTTCTGGAATCCCAAGATGGCTCCGTATATCTTCGGCCATCGCAACAAGATCCACATCATCAATCTGGAAAAAACGCTGCCGATGTACCAGGACGCGCTGAAGTACGTGCGTCAATTGGCAGCCAATCGCGGCACCATCCTGTTCGTCGGCACCAAACGCCAATCGCGCGAAACCATCGGCGAAGAAGCCGCGCGCGCCGGCATGCCTTACGTCAACAGCCGCTGGCTGGGCGGCATGCTGACCAACTTCAAGACCCTGAAATCTTCCATCAAAAAGCTCAAGGACATGGAAGCCGCGCTCGCTGCGGGCGAAACGGAGCGCATGAGCAAGAAGGAAAGCCTCATGTTCCAGCGCGAGATGGCCAAGCTGGAGAAATCGATTGGCGGCGTCAAGGACATGGGTGGTATTCCCGACGCGATTTTCGTGATCGACGTGGGCTACCACAAGATTGCCATCACCGAAGCCGTCAAGCTGGGCGTGCCGGTGATCGCGGTGGTCGATACCAACCACTCGCCCGAAGGTGTCGATTACATCATTCCGGGTAACGATGACTCGAGCAAGGCGGTAGCGCTGTACGCGCGCGGCGTGGCCGACGCGATTCTCGAAGGGCGCGCCAACGCGGTCAACGAGGTCGTGGAAGCGGTGCGCGGCGACGGCAGCGACGAATTTGTCGAAGTTAGCGACGAGGCGTAA
- the tsf gene encoding translation elongation factor Ts produces the protein MAAITASMVAELRGKTDAPMMECKKALTEADGDMDKAEEILRVKLGNKASKAASRVTAEGIVAACIESQGAGSLGALVELNCETDFVAKNDDFLAFGKTVAELVVKQNPADLAALSALPLQGSTVEQVRKDLIGKIGENVAIRRFVRYESPVKLTSYLHGTRIGVMVEYDGADEQVGKDVAMHIAAMKPVSLSSEQVPAELIAKERSIAEQKAAESGKPAEIVAKMVDGSVQKFLKEVSLLNQTFVKNDKQTVEQMLKAANTAVKGFTLYVVGEGIEKKQDDFAAEVAAQVAAAKQA, from the coding sequence ATGGCGGCAATTACTGCAAGCATGGTGGCCGAACTGCGTGGCAAGACCGACGCGCCGATGATGGAATGCAAGAAGGCGCTCACGGAAGCCGACGGCGACATGGACAAGGCCGAAGAGATTCTGCGCGTTAAATTGGGCAACAAGGCCAGCAAGGCTGCCAGCCGGGTGACGGCCGAGGGTATCGTGGCCGCATGCATCGAAAGCCAGGGCGCAGGCAGTCTGGGCGCTTTGGTCGAGTTGAACTGCGAAACCGACTTCGTCGCCAAGAACGACGATTTCCTGGCGTTCGGCAAGACCGTGGCTGAACTGGTGGTCAAGCAGAATCCGGCCGATCTGGCGGCGTTGTCGGCCCTGCCGTTGCAAGGCTCGACGGTCGAACAGGTGCGCAAGGATTTGATCGGCAAGATCGGTGAAAACGTCGCGATTCGCCGCTTCGTGCGCTATGAGAGCCCGGTCAAGCTGACTTCCTACCTGCACGGCACCCGCATTGGCGTGATGGTCGAATACGACGGCGCCGATGAGCAAGTCGGCAAGGATGTGGCGATGCACATCGCCGCGATGAAGCCGGTTTCGCTGTCGTCCGAGCAAGTGCCGGCCGAACTGATCGCCAAGGAGCGCAGCATCGCCGAGCAAAAGGCCGCCGAATCGGGCAAGCCGGCTGAAATCGTCGCCAAGATGGTCGACGGCAGCGTACAAAAATTCCTCAAGGAAGTGTCGCTGCTGAACCAAACGTTCGTCAAGAATGACAAACAGACCGTCGAACAGATGCTCAAGGCCGCCAATACCGCAGTGAAGGGGTTCACGCTGTACGTCGTGGGCGAGGGCATCGAGAAGAAGCAGGACGACTTCGCGGCAGAAGTCGCCGCTCAAGTGGCTGCCGCCAAGCAGGCGTGA
- the map gene encoding type I methionyl aminopeptidase gives MAITLKTAHDIEKMRVACRLASEVLDFITPHVKAGVSTGELDRLCLEYMEQEQHTVSACLNYQPPGYPPYPAATCISVNDVICHGIPGDKVIKNGDILNIDITVIKDGYFGDTSRMFIVGEGSILAKRLVNVTYECMWLGIEQVRPGAHLGDIGHVIQRHAEAQGFSVVREYCGHGIGQVFHEDPQVVHYGRPGTGLEIQPGMIFTIEPMINAGKRDIRTMPDQWTVKTRDRSLSAQWEHTILVTGTGHEVLTVSAGTPARPSSVLEAVAS, from the coding sequence ATGGCCATTACCCTGAAAACCGCTCACGATATCGAAAAAATGCGTGTCGCCTGTCGCTTGGCGAGTGAGGTACTGGATTTCATTACCCCCCACGTCAAAGCCGGCGTGAGCACGGGCGAGCTCGACCGGCTGTGCCTCGAGTACATGGAGCAGGAGCAGCACACCGTTTCCGCCTGCCTGAATTACCAGCCGCCCGGCTATCCCCCCTATCCGGCGGCCACCTGCATCTCCGTGAACGATGTGATCTGTCACGGCATCCCTGGCGACAAGGTCATCAAGAACGGCGATATTCTCAATATAGACATTACCGTCATCAAGGACGGCTATTTCGGCGACACCAGCCGGATGTTCATCGTCGGCGAAGGCTCGATCCTGGCAAAGCGCCTGGTAAATGTCACTTACGAATGCATGTGGCTGGGCATCGAGCAGGTACGGCCCGGCGCGCATCTGGGCGACATCGGCCATGTCATTCAACGCCACGCCGAGGCACAAGGCTTCAGCGTTGTGCGCGAATATTGCGGACACGGCATTGGCCAGGTATTCCACGAAGATCCGCAGGTCGTACATTACGGACGTCCGGGCACCGGCCTGGAGATCCAGCCTGGCATGATCTTCACCATTGAACCGATGATCAACGCCGGCAAGCGGGACATTCGGACCATGCCCGACCAATGGACGGTCAAGACACGCGACCGCAGTCTCTCCGCCCAATGGGAGCACACCATTCTCGTCACCGGAACCGGGCATGAGGTCCTGACCGTCTCCGCCGGCACCCCAGCCCGCCCCTCCAGCGTCCTGGAAGCGGTCGCCTCGTAA
- the pyrH gene encoding UMP kinase — protein sequence MPTAYKRVLLKLSGEALMGDDAFGINRATIERMVADIADVVRLGVQMAIVIGGGNIFRGVAGGAAGMDRATADYMGMLATMMNALALQDAMRHAGIEGRVQSALRMDQVVEPYIRPRAIRQLEEGKVVIFAAGTGNPFFTTDTAAALRGSEIGAEVVLKATKVDGVYSADPKKVADAVKYSTISFDEAISKNLQVMDATAFALCRDQKLPIRVFSIVKPGALKHVVLGENEGTLVHV from the coding sequence ATGCCTACTGCTTATAAGCGCGTACTTCTCAAGCTTTCCGGTGAGGCCCTGATGGGGGATGATGCTTTCGGCATCAATCGGGCCACGATCGAGCGCATGGTCGCTGATATCGCCGACGTGGTTCGTCTGGGTGTTCAGATGGCGATCGTGATCGGCGGCGGCAACATCTTCCGCGGCGTCGCGGGTGGTGCGGCCGGCATGGACCGAGCGACGGCCGACTATATGGGGATGCTGGCGACCATGATGAACGCCCTGGCGCTGCAGGACGCCATGCGTCATGCGGGGATCGAAGGCCGCGTCCAATCGGCGCTGCGCATGGATCAGGTGGTCGAGCCCTACATTCGCCCGCGCGCCATTCGCCAGCTCGAGGAGGGCAAGGTGGTGATCTTCGCCGCCGGCACGGGCAATCCGTTCTTCACCACCGATACCGCGGCGGCGTTGCGTGGTTCTGAAATCGGCGCTGAGGTCGTGCTCAAGGCGACCAAGGTCGACGGAGTATACTCGGCCGATCCGAAGAAAGTGGCCGACGCGGTGAAGTACTCGACAATCAGTTTCGATGAGGCAATTTCAAAAAATCTGCAAGTCATGGATGCCACGGCATTTGCGCTGTGCCGTGATCAGAAATTGCCGATACGCGTTTTCTCCATCGTCAAGCCCGGCGCGCTCAAGCATGTCGTTTTGGGCGAAAACGAAGGAACGCTCGTACACGTTTGA